From Xenopus laevis strain J_2021 chromosome 7L, Xenopus_laevis_v10.1, whole genome shotgun sequence, one genomic window encodes:
- the ap5b1.L gene encoding AP-5 complex subunit beta-1 yields the protein MAERNSASWNRQVASFCADPKTFLSDTSVESFLGELLKDLQSETIHGQTKILMMNLLLEFPELLCPDQSTAEITAETLMNLFQKMPSSERSMNFRCHLLLAIETILITSKSFTHTSKTAQVFASLLIHLISDVNDKKQGVANRPLRLTACECLRELENCYPGFLSQRMEKLYFMQQQEITAAHQSYTLLYTVVLKNAIRLLAQKEGPSHGALKNALMSNDDFLWSATENMVEFPASSNEQLLLLPSNSETKELKSILALLLEDSYLLTPVCQNNLFWQIIQIVAMVRTISPVIFKSQLVRLFGTMDISCFHSILQMKAVFTDSLFTAEDEHFLIQRLVGMTQHPLLSTPVKLFYLDCLLHFPENRPLTSNSEETLPVLLTVQMTSSLFPNVFNDHSTMLCRQNLLSMVYLENEGSYSEMGIGFLFEHVMSLYSMVHKKDSREITATFFRAVYLFVQYFNFCEKHMENLTEKLLTLYMSDSSLAPYFINLLNQTQILLESHAWPVTLSKALQKEIVNLPTDKWIMKNLGWHLKILSRVAQENTISQNSTVLFLRRVVVYSDLCSKGDWRRGNALLSVCKHVLQHQKLDAVFVHLADLLQYLMHHFEDIDVQDRARLYYVLLTNVSSDKLGKILTMSPARGQTKSRSLSSIMTENENFSTMLTIHNAEKALLRLQPVLENAEAFTCISDSPTSVNECSVEEYYKHCADNNSSLLTLKYHLTFKEMTEPKYHNLYCIVLQFEKTDCRFESISDINVPCLFSDRNPPVVTINLVPKEPYPTIFFVSATYSTQDGVTYHTKLDSLHITFQEMFIPLPLPAFWPLDARYDLFGNLWNAFQPNEQNQFEESIFCYKMSYNSLHNVVLDNFSKFVVSWNGGEYKIAVFLPPQFHILMHIKSQDDTACFSIRTDNWNLLPYLNSHLLDITSPK from the exons ATGGCAGAGAGGAATAGTGCCAGCTGGAACCGGCAGGTGGCTTCATTTTGTGCTGATCCTAAAACTTTTTTATCTGACACCTCTGTGGAAAGCTTTTTGGGAGAACTTCTGAAAGATCTTCAGAGTGAAACTATACATGGCCAAACTAAG ATTTTAATGATGAACCTCCTATTAGAGTTCCCTGAGCTTCTGTGCCCAGACCAAAGTACAGCGGAAATCACTGCAGAGACGTTAATGAACCTTTTCCAGAAGATGCCAAGCTCTGAAAGAAGCATGAATTTTAGGTGCCACCTCTTGTTAGCAATTGAGACCATTTTAATTACTAGTAAAAGCTTCACTCACACCAGCAAAACTGCACAAGTCTTTGCTTCCCTACTGATCCATTTAATATCTGACGTTAATGACAAAAAGCAAGGCGTTGCAAACAGGCCCTTGCGTCTTACTGCCTGTGAATGTCTGCGGGAACTAGAGAACTGCTACCCAGGGTTTCTGTCACAAAGAATGGAAAAGTTGTACTTCATGCAACAGCAAGAGATTACTGCTGCACATCAGTCATACACCTTGCTCTATACAGTtgtattaaaaaatgcaatacGATTATTAGCACAGAAGGAAGGGCCCTCCCACGGTGCACTTAAGAATGCCTTGATGAGCAATGATGACTTTCTCTGGAGCGCAACTGAAAACATGGTGGAGTTTCCAGCATCGTCTAACGAACAGTTACTATTACTCCCATCCAACAGCGAAACAAAGGAGTTGAAATCCATTTTGGCTCTACTGCTTGAAGACTCCTACCTTCTTACACCAGTATGTCAAAACAATCTGTtctggcaaataattcaaattgttgcaATGGTCCGTACCATCTCACCTGTGATCTTCAAGTCTCAGCTAGTGCGGCTATTTGGTACAATGGACATATCTTGTTTTCACAGCATACTGCAAATGAAAGCTGTGTTTACAGATAGTCTGTTCACAGCAGAGGATGAGCATTTCCTCATTCAAAGACTTGTAGGAATGACCCAACACCCACTTCTGTCTACACCAGTAAAGCTCTTTTATTTAGACTGtcttttacattttccagaaaacaggCCCCTTACTTCCAACTCTGAAGAGACTTTGCCAGTTTTGCTCACAGTCCAAATGACTTCTTCGTTGTTCCCTAATGTTTTTAATGACCACAGCACCATGCTGTGCAGACAGAATTTATTAAGTATGGTTTACCTGGAAAACGAAGGGTCCTATTCTGAGATGGGCATTGGTTTCCTTTTTGAACATGTCATGTCTCTTTACAGTATGGTTCATAAGAAGGACAGCAGGGAAATAACAGCAACTTTTTTCCGAGCCGTGTATTTGTTTgttcaatattttaatttttgtgaaaaGCACATGGAAAATCTGACGGAAAAACTGCTCACCTTATACATGAGTGACAGCTCATTGGCTCCATATTTTATCAATCTTCTTAACCAGACACAGATTTTGCTTGAATCCCATGCTTGGCCAGTTACTTTGTCAAAGGCTTTACAAAAAGAAATCGTGAATCTTCCCACTGATAAATGGATTATGAAAAACCTTGGGTGGCATCTTAAGATTCTCTCAAGGGTCGCACAGGAAAATACAATATCACAGAACAGCACAGTCCTCTTTTTAAGGCGTGTGGTTGTCTATTCCGATCTGTGCAGTAAAGGTGATTGGAGGAGAGGAAATGCACTGCTGTCTGTATGCAAGCATGTACTTCAACATCAAAAACTTGACGCTGTTTTTGTGCATTTGGCAGATCTCTTACAATATTTAATGCATCATTTTGAGGACATTGATGTTCAAGATCGTGCCCGGTTGTATTATGTGCTTCTTACCAATGTTTCCAGTGACAAGCTTGGAAAAATTCTGACTATGTCACCAGCTCGGGGCCAAACCAAATCAAGATCCTTATCTTCTATCATGACTGAAAATGAGAATTTCTCCACTATGCTGACCATACACAATGCCGAAAAAGCATTATTACGTTTGCAACCAGTGCTTGAGAATGCAGAAGCTTTTACATGTATCTCAGATTCTCCGACATCTGTAAATGAATGTTCTGTTGAAGAATATTATAAGCATTGTGCTGATAACAACTCTTCTTTGCTTACACTAAAATACCATTTGACATTTAAAGAGATGACTGAGCCCAAGTATCACAATCTCTACTGTATTGTACTTCAGTTTGAAAAGACAGATTGTAGGTTTGAGTCTATAAGTGACATTAATGTTCCATGCTTATTCTCTGACAGAAATCCTCCAGTTGTTACTATTAATTTAGTGCCAAAGGAGCCTTACCCAACCATCTTTTTTGTGAGTGCGACATACAGTACTCAAGATGGCGTTACATATCACACAAAACTGGACTCACTTCATATTACCTTTCAGGAAATGTTTATTCCACTCCCGCTGCCTGCGTTTTGGCCCTTAGACGCCAGATATGATTTGTTTGGCAATCTTTGGAATGCTTTTCAGCCTAACGAACAAAACCAGTTTGAGGAGAgcattttttgctataaaatgtcCTATAACTCTCTTCACAATGTTGTGTTGGATAACTTTTCCAAGTTTGTTGTGTCCTGGAATGGTGGTGAATACaaaattgctgtgtttttacCCCCACAGTTTCACATACTAATGCACATTAAGAGTCAAGATGACACTGCCTGCTTCAGTATTAGAACAGATAATTGGAACTTACTCCCTTATTTAAACTCGCACCTTCTAGATATCACATCACCCAAATAA